A portion of the Candidatus Marinimicrobia bacterium CG08_land_8_20_14_0_20_45_22 genome contains these proteins:
- a CDS encoding peptidylprolyl isomerase, with amino-acid sequence MKIIAILALLSLGVSGFSQTLTNKDISELQIKLKTIPNEPVGKDEVAVIETDFGKIVIELYAKETPGHAGNFKKLVNAGYYTGTTFHRVIPGFVVQGGDLYSKDANPNNDGTGGPGYDQKAELGQKHLRGCVAAARLSDQANPEKRSSGSQFYFCLVDLPFLDEGGYTVFGKVIRGMDVVDKIAAVERDKRDRPTKDVVMKKVYMTTKAELKKAE; translated from the coding sequence ATGAAAATTATCGCCATTCTTGCGCTGTTATCGCTGGGTGTCAGCGGATTTTCGCAGACGCTCACAAATAAAGACATCTCGGAACTTCAGATTAAACTGAAGACCATACCCAATGAACCAGTCGGAAAAGACGAGGTTGCCGTGATCGAAACGGATTTCGGCAAGATCGTCATTGAACTTTACGCTAAAGAGACGCCCGGTCATGCCGGCAATTTTAAAAAACTGGTGAATGCCGGATATTACACAGGCACGACATTTCACCGAGTCATTCCGGGATTCGTCGTTCAGGGCGGCGATCTCTACAGTAAGGACGCAAATCCGAATAATGATGGAACCGGCGGTCCCGGTTACGATCAGAAAGCAGAACTCGGTCAGAAACATCTGCGCGGATGCGTCGCGGCGGCGAGACTGTCCGATCAAGCCAATCCTGAGAAACGCAGTAGCGGCAGTCAGTTCTATTTTTGTCTGGTCGATTTGCCGTTTCTTGATGAAGGCGGATACACGGTTTTTGGAAAAGTCATCAGAGGCATGGACGTCGTCGATAAAATTGCCGCCGTCGAACGCGATAAACGTGATCGCCCGACGAAAGACGTCGTGATGAAAAAAGTTTATATGACGACAAAAGCGGAACTGAAAAAGGCGGAATGA
- a CDS encoding thiol:disulfide interchange protein, protein MKRVYLLIFIIISWLVTLTNAQSSKQILSTEPMLSTNGVHAGEKFTVAVKVILVDPWHINSSTPTDPYVIPTKLTVRPSKGYSIESVEFPPHQLKKFAFSDEPLAVYEKQFVVMIQGKVPKSAVKSVALTGSLYYQGCSDEMCLAPDSSVFSLNIPILADTEIVGLTMSESDTKQDGEAETDDSRVFDVGESFAKKGIALTFLLIFLGGLALNLTPCVYPLIPITMSYFGGQKSDKKGKRFLMALFYVVGIAIVNSILGTLAALSGNLLGSLMTNPIVLIIIALILIVLALSMFGVYEFGLPGFLMNLGGPAKTGYLGSLIMGLTMGIVAAPCIGPFVIGLLTYVATTGNPALGFAMFFTLSIGLGLPFLFLAFFSSQIGKLPRSGEWMVGVRIIFGLILVGMAFYFVRPIIPEVIRQFVLTGYLICAGIYLAVFDHAGENARGFVSFKRLFAIAAIILGTWLIKPDASTPEKMKWQPYNENAFKTAVNSGKLVLIDFSADWCIPCKEMDQYTFSDAKVARLGDEFALFKVDLTSEVSAEVAQLKAKYEIRGVPTFLFVMPDGNEIRELRVVGFEKPEPFLEKMKKALSKTKQ, encoded by the coding sequence ATGAAGCGAGTATATCTTCTCATCTTTATTATAATTAGCTGGCTGGTAACGCTGACAAACGCGCAGTCGTCCAAACAGATTTTATCCACAGAACCCATGCTTTCCACCAATGGCGTTCACGCGGGTGAAAAATTCACGGTTGCGGTCAAAGTTATTTTAGTCGATCCATGGCATATCAATTCATCGACGCCAACCGATCCGTATGTGATTCCGACGAAACTGACGGTTCGTCCATCGAAAGGATATTCCATTGAATCGGTGGAATTTCCGCCGCATCAGTTGAAGAAGTTTGCCTTTTCCGATGAGCCTTTAGCCGTTTATGAAAAACAATTCGTCGTGATGATTCAGGGCAAAGTTCCCAAGTCTGCCGTAAAATCCGTGGCATTGACCGGGAGTTTGTATTATCAGGGCTGTAGCGACGAAATGTGCCTCGCGCCCGATTCATCGGTTTTTTCATTGAACATTCCGATTCTGGCTGACACCGAAATTGTCGGTTTGACGATGTCTGAATCTGATACGAAACAGGATGGAGAGGCCGAAACAGACGATTCGAGAGTATTTGACGTCGGCGAATCGTTCGCAAAAAAAGGAATTGCACTGACATTTCTTCTCATTTTTCTCGGTGGATTGGCACTGAATCTGACGCCTTGCGTTTATCCGCTGATTCCGATTACGATGAGTTATTTCGGCGGACAAAAGAGTGATAAGAAGGGTAAACGGTTCCTGATGGCGCTTTTTTATGTTGTGGGAATAGCGATTGTCAATTCGATTCTTGGAACGCTGGCGGCGCTTTCGGGAAACTTGCTCGGTTCATTGATGACAAACCCGATCGTTTTGATCATCATTGCGCTGATCTTGATCGTGCTGGCGCTCAGCATGTTTGGGGTCTATGAGTTTGGATTGCCGGGCTTTTTGATGAATCTTGGCGGACCCGCAAAAACCGGTTATCTCGGATCGCTCATCATGGGTTTAACGATGGGAATCGTCGCCGCACCCTGCATCGGTCCATTCGTCATCGGTCTGTTGACGTATGTCGCGACGACGGGAAATCCGGCTCTTGGCTTTGCGATGTTCTTCACACTGTCGATCGGACTCGGATTGCCGTTTCTGTTTTTGGCGTTCTTTTCGAGCCAGATCGGGAAATTGCCGCGCTCAGGCGAATGGATGGTCGGCGTTCGGATCATTTTCGGACTGATTCTCGTTGGAATGGCTTTCTATTTTGTCCGGCCGATCATACCGGAAGTGATTCGTCAATTCGTTCTGACGGGCTACCTGATTTGCGCGGGAATTTATCTGGCGGTTTTCGATCACGCCGGTGAGAATGCGCGGGGATTTGTCTCATTCAAGAGATTGTTCGCCATCGCCGCGATCATTCTCGGAACATGGCTGATTAAGCCGGACGCATCGACGCCCGAGAAGATGAAGTGGCAACCGTATAACGAAAATGCATTCAAGACTGCGGTTAATTCCGGTAAACTTGTTTTGATCGATTTTTCCGCCGATTGGTGTATTCCTTGCAAAGAGATGGATCAATATACGTTTAGCGACGCGAAAGTCGCTCGACTTGGCGACGAATTTGCGTTATTCAAAGTCGATTTGACGTCGGAAGTTTCCGCTGAAGTCGCGCAGTTGAAAGCGAAATATGAAATCCGGGGCGTTCCGACGTTTCTTTTCGTGATGCCAGACGGAAATGAGATTCGCGAATTGCGGGTCGTCGGTTTTGAGAAACCGGAACCATTTTTGGAAAAGATGAAAAAAGCGCTTTCCAAAACGAAGCAGTAA